A region from the Bactrocera dorsalis isolate Fly_Bdor chromosome 1, ASM2337382v1, whole genome shotgun sequence genome encodes:
- the LOC105229135 gene encoding very-long-chain (3R)-3-hydroxyacyl-CoA dehydratase isoform X2, whose product MIKNTNALQPLVFWAQTREHITLRIDLKDSSTPLVNATEKCFEFSSKGYGACGFNEYKFELNFYDSIYKEQYSYRITDTKVEFVIKKNEYKWWPRLVAAPQKPHWLRIDFDRWRIEDEMIEDEKPRNIMEDYSKELGKVQKEELGYFKENAKKVYLIFYNLSQFIGYLYILIVMGVLYYRDGIMSMPKIYESVGHAMKFCQLLQYLEVLHPIFGYTKGGVLMPFFQVMGRNFILFAMIELEERMQTKPVIFYIFLIWSCIEIIRYPYYLTQIFKCEIFLLTWLRYTVWIPLYPIGILCEDLFAVLDSAGNLLSYVSYGKDTWQEIEWKTPQLRLTNIGTWPCSIELRGVSLNSKIS is encoded by the exons ATGATTAAGAA tACAAATGCTCTCCAGCCATTAGTATTTTGGGCACAGACAAGAGAACATATTACTTTAAGAATAGATTTAAAAGATTCAAGC ACACCATTGGTAAACGCTACGGAAAAgtgttttgaattttcttcCAAAGGATATGGAGCATGCGGATTCAATGAGTACAAATTTGAACTAAATTTTTACGATTCAATTTATAAAGAG caATATAGCTATCGTATTACAGACACCAAAGTGGAATtcgtcattaaaaaaaatgaatataaatggTGGCCTCGATTGGTTGCTGCTCCTCAAAAACCCCATTGGTTGagaattgattttgatcgttggCGAATAGAAGACGAAATGATTGAAGATGAAAAGCCACGCAATATTATGGAAGACTATTCTAAAGAGCTTGGCAAAGTACAAAAAGAAGAATTAGGGTACTTTAAAG aAAACGCCAAAAAAGtgtatttgatattttataatttgtccCAATTTATCGGATATCTTTACATTTTAATCGTGATGGGCGTTTTATATTACCGTGATGGTATAATGTCGATGCCTAAAATATATGAGTCTGTAGGACATGCAATGAAATTTTGTCAACTGTTGCAATATCTTGAGGTGCTCCATCCCATTTTTGGATACACAAAAGGTGGTGTTTTGATGCCATTTTTTCAAGTTATGGGacgaaattttatactctttgcGATGATAGAGCTAGAGGAACGTATGCAAACGAAGccagtaattttttatatatttttgatatggtCCTGTATCGAAATTATTCG ATATCCGTACTActtaacacaaatttttaaatgcgAAATTTTTCTTCTCACATGGCTGCGATATACTGTTTGGATACCACTGTACCCTATAGGAATACTATGCGAAG ATTTATTTGCTGTTCTTGATTCTGCCGGGAACTTACTTAGTTATGTCTCATATGGCAAAGACACGTGGCAAGAAATTGAATGGAAAACACCCCAACTTAGGTTAACTAATATTGGGACATGGCCGTGTTCTATAGAACTCCGCGGAGTTTCattaaatagtaaaatttcttaa
- the LOC105229135 gene encoding very-long-chain (3R)-3-hydroxyacyl-CoA dehydratase isoform X1, with translation MIKNTNALQPLVFWAQTREHITLRIDLKDSSTPLVNATEKCFEFSSKGYGACGFNEYKFELNFYDSIYKEQYSYRITDTKVEFVIKKNEYKWWPRLVAAPQKPHWLRIDFDRWRIEDEMIEDEKPRNIMEDYSKELGKVQKEELGYFKENAKKVYLIFYNLSQFIGYLYILIVMGVLYYRDGIMSMPKIYESVGHAMKFCQLLQYLEVLHPIFGYTKGGVLMPFFQVMGRNFILFAMIELEERMQTKPVIFYIFLIWSCIEIIRYPYYLTQIFKCEIFLLTWLRYTVWIPLYPIGILCEGIIILRNLPYFEETKKFSLELPNKLNIYFDMPAFMKIYLLFLILPGTYLVMSHMAKTRGKKLNGKHPNLG, from the exons ATGATTAAGAA tACAAATGCTCTCCAGCCATTAGTATTTTGGGCACAGACAAGAGAACATATTACTTTAAGAATAGATTTAAAAGATTCAAGC ACACCATTGGTAAACGCTACGGAAAAgtgttttgaattttcttcCAAAGGATATGGAGCATGCGGATTCAATGAGTACAAATTTGAACTAAATTTTTACGATTCAATTTATAAAGAG caATATAGCTATCGTATTACAGACACCAAAGTGGAATtcgtcattaaaaaaaatgaatataaatggTGGCCTCGATTGGTTGCTGCTCCTCAAAAACCCCATTGGTTGagaattgattttgatcgttggCGAATAGAAGACGAAATGATTGAAGATGAAAAGCCACGCAATATTATGGAAGACTATTCTAAAGAGCTTGGCAAAGTACAAAAAGAAGAATTAGGGTACTTTAAAG aAAACGCCAAAAAAGtgtatttgatattttataatttgtccCAATTTATCGGATATCTTTACATTTTAATCGTGATGGGCGTTTTATATTACCGTGATGGTATAATGTCGATGCCTAAAATATATGAGTCTGTAGGACATGCAATGAAATTTTGTCAACTGTTGCAATATCTTGAGGTGCTCCATCCCATTTTTGGATACACAAAAGGTGGTGTTTTGATGCCATTTTTTCAAGTTATGGGacgaaattttatactctttgcGATGATAGAGCTAGAGGAACGTATGCAAACGAAGccagtaattttttatatatttttgatatggtCCTGTATCGAAATTATTCG ATATCCGTACTActtaacacaaatttttaaatgcgAAATTTTTCTTCTCACATGGCTGCGATATACTGTTTGGATACCACTGTACCCTATAGGAATACTATGCGAAGGTATAATAATTCTCCGTAATCTACCCTATTTTGAAGaaacgaaaaagttttccctGGAATTGCCTAATAAAttgaatatctattttgataTGCCTGCATTTATGAAGATTTATTTGCTGTTCTTGATTCTGCCGGGAACTTACTTAGTTATGTCTCATATGGCAAAGACACGTGGCAAGAAATTGAATGGAAAACACCCCAACTTAGGTTAA
- the LOC105229135 gene encoding very-long-chain (3R)-3-hydroxyacyl-CoA dehydratase 3 isoform X4, with the protein MIKNTNALQPLVFWAQTREHITLRIDLKDSSTPLVNATEKCFEFSSKGYGACGFNEYKFELNFYDSIYKEQYSYRITDTKVEFVIKKNEYKWWPRLVAAPQKPHWLRIDFDRWRIEDEMIEDEKPRNIMEDYSKELGKVQKEELGYFKDIRTT; encoded by the exons ATGATTAAGAA tACAAATGCTCTCCAGCCATTAGTATTTTGGGCACAGACAAGAGAACATATTACTTTAAGAATAGATTTAAAAGATTCAAGC ACACCATTGGTAAACGCTACGGAAAAgtgttttgaattttcttcCAAAGGATATGGAGCATGCGGATTCAATGAGTACAAATTTGAACTAAATTTTTACGATTCAATTTATAAAGAG caATATAGCTATCGTATTACAGACACCAAAGTGGAATtcgtcattaaaaaaaatgaatataaatggTGGCCTCGATTGGTTGCTGCTCCTCAAAAACCCCATTGGTTGagaattgattttgatcgttggCGAATAGAAGACGAAATGATTGAAGATGAAAAGCCACGCAATATTATGGAAGACTATTCTAAAGAGCTTGGCAAAGTACAAAAAGAAGAATTAGGGTACTTTAAAG ATATCCGTACTActtaa
- the LOC125775581 gene encoding uncharacterized protein LOC125775581, whose product MTRSELWFADSSEEDESLLELARNRKKLRDASTPLELDSATFIKNFRLSKEAFVDLLSATEEMLQRCTRAKSIPNILKLATALRFCAQGSYQLSIGNENMLGLAQPTVSVVLSEVLDALENFICQRWIKFNYTEAEMQEAKSHFYSNTRFSGDFRPA is encoded by the exons atgactaGGTCTGAGTTGTGGTTTGCCGATTCTTCAGAGGAGGATGAAAGCTTACTGGAATTGGCTAGAAATAGAAAGAAGCTAAGGGACGCTTCCACTCCTTTGGAATTGGATTCCGCTAC atttataaaaaacttccgTTTGTCGAAAGAGGCGTTTGTTGATTTGCTGTCCGCTACAGAGGAGATGCTGCAGCGATGCACACGAGCGAAATCTATTCCCAATATACTAAAATTGGCAACAGCTTTACGATTTTGTGCTCAGGGATCGTATCAACTTAGTATAGGGAATGAAAACATGCTTGGACTTGCACAGCCCACGGTGTCTGTGGTACTATCTGAGGTACTCGATGCCCTGGAGAATTTCATTTGCCAAAGAtggataaaattcaattataccgAGGCTGAAATGCAAGaagcaaaatcacatttttatagTAATACCAGATTTTCTGGGGACTTTCGGcctgcataa
- the LOC105229135 gene encoding very-long-chain (3R)-3-hydroxyacyl-CoA dehydratase 3 isoform X3 has translation MIKNTNALQPLVFWAQTREHITLRIDLKDSSTPLVNATEKCFEFSSKGYGACGFNEYKFELNFYDSIYKEQYSYRITDTKVEFVIKKNEYKWWPRLVAAPQKPHWLRIDFDRWRIEDEMIEDEKPRNIMEDYSKELGKVQKEELGYFKVFDLIIYPWSRL, from the exons ATGATTAAGAA tACAAATGCTCTCCAGCCATTAGTATTTTGGGCACAGACAAGAGAACATATTACTTTAAGAATAGATTTAAAAGATTCAAGC ACACCATTGGTAAACGCTACGGAAAAgtgttttgaattttcttcCAAAGGATATGGAGCATGCGGATTCAATGAGTACAAATTTGAACTAAATTTTTACGATTCAATTTATAAAGAG caATATAGCTATCGTATTACAGACACCAAAGTGGAATtcgtcattaaaaaaaatgaatataaatggTGGCCTCGATTGGTTGCTGCTCCTCAAAAACCCCATTGGTTGagaattgattttgatcgttggCGAATAGAAGACGAAATGATTGAAGATGAAAAGCCACGCAATATTATGGAAGACTATTCTAAAGAGCTTGGCAAAGTACAAAAAGAAGAATTAGGGTACTTTAAAG TTTTTGACCTAATAATATATCCTTGGAGCCGGCTTTAG